A genomic window from Cydia strobilella chromosome 26, ilCydStro3.1, whole genome shotgun sequence includes:
- the LOC134753166 gene encoding monocarboxylate transporter 13 isoform X2 — MNTKKARYKKLKIKLPEDESTTVGGGRFTIGPAPERDWEMVPPDGKWGWCILVGATLVNILIPGTIKSFGVLLVEFNDVFQASASASSGVVALCYFLYSSLGPLSSILSVKWSYRTVTLLGGTFAAFGMIFSSWAFNISYLYFSFGALVGAGAGLAFPPTVYIVTSYFVRLRGLANGICMSGSAFGSIILPPVLRYLLETYGYKGAVLILGGIMLNVWAAALLFQPVEEHMVRKYKEPEEEEDNPQLEPFIEEELPDIEDAEHPKVLVTSEANTPSGGDRVTNGSPPIYPSYGNLDEKNFYRSASAVLVGKEHERYRKISAPANSKHGLQHINSKVSTMPSNPSLLESVPEGKASRVNSTDAFGKKLTVPKTPKRSPSTSSFQYMSTPFHGSTLSAFEKPSEFASQFSLKSVTESLAPITYCCGCRKKDTKKEPSKYFDLQLLKDPIYLVILFSNCTNAISYTNFIILVPSYAKECGFDKSLGAYLLSIISLLDLAGRIGGSAISDVVATPKRYFFIFGLLLSGLSLAVLPLFSSYVAISVFCSIFGLASGINTGVTALVMTEMLGTERLMSSYGISLFINGILQLIGPPICGFWFEYTQSYKSLFVTLGLILVGGGCLWGFVPIINNKRRKQNMRLEAGLKA, encoded by the exons TTAAACTACCAGAAGATGAGTCAACAACGGTCGGCGGCGGCCGCTTCACCATCGGGCCGGCGCCCGAGCGCGACTGGGAGATGGTGCCGCCCGACGGGAAGTGGGGATGGTGCATTCTCGTAG GAGCAACGCTAGTGAACATCCTGATCCCGGGAACTATCAAATCCTTCGGCGTGCTGCTGGTGGAGTTTAACGACGTGTTCCAAGCATCCGCCTCCGCCTCCAGCGGCGTGGTGGCGCTGTGCTACTTCCTCTACAGCAGTTTAG GTCCCCTATCTTCCATCCTGTCCGTAAAATGGTCTTACCGGACAGTGACCCTCCTCGGAGGGACCTTCGCCGCCTTCGGCATGATCTTCAGCAGCTGGGCCTTCAACATTAGCTATCTTTACTTCAG cttCGGCGCGCTAGTAGGTGCGGGCGCGGGTCTCGCCTTCCCGCCGACAgtatacatcgtgacgtcatacTTCGTGCGTCTGCGCGGTCTCGCCAACGGTATCTGCATGTCGGGCTCCGCGTTCGGCTCCATCATACTGCCGCCCGTGCTGCGATACCTGCTTGAGACGTACGGATACAA AGGAGCTGTACTGATCCTCGGCGGGATCATGCTGAACGTATGGGCGGCGGCGCTGTTGTTCCAGCCCGTTGAGGAGCATATGGTCCGCAAATATAAGGAGCCCGAGGAGGAGGAGGATAACCCACAG ctTGAACCGTTCATAGAAGAAGAGCTTCCCGACATAGAAGACGCCGAGCATCCCAAGGTCCTCGTCACCAGCGAAGCCAACACCCCCTCGGGAGGGGACCGGGTGACCAACGGCTCACCCCCCATCTACCCCTCCTACGGGAACCTGGACGAGAAGAACTTCTACAGATCCGCTAGTGCAGTCTTAGTTGGTAAAGAACATGAGAGGTACAGGAAGATTTCAGCCCCAGCCAACTCTAAACACGGATTACAACATATAAATAGTAAAGTATCCACTATGCCTAGCAATCCGTCTTTGTTAGAGTCTGTACCTGAAGGTAAAGCTAGCAGAGTGAACTCTACAGACGCTTTCGGCAAGAAGCTAACCGTCCCTAAAACACCTAAACGTAGCCCATCTACTTCCAGCTTCCAATATATGTCTACACCTTTCCATGGCTCAACATTGTCCGCGTTTGAGAAGCCAAGCGAATTTGCGAGTCAATTCAGCCTTAAATCGGTAACAGAGAGCTTAGCTCCTATAACGTACTGCTGCGGATGCCGAAAGAAGGATACTAAGAAAGAACCTAGCAAATACTTCGATTTACAATTATTGAAAGATCCTATATACTTAGTTATCTTATTTTCTAACTGTACGAACGCTATTTCCTATACGAACTTTATAATACTTGTCCCGTCTTACGCTAAAGAATGTGGGTTCGATAAGAGTTTGGGAGCGTATTTATTGTCAATTATATCATTGTTGGACTTAGCGGGTCGTATAGGAGGCTCCGCTATATCTGATGTAGTGGCCACACCTAAGCGGTACTTCTTTATATTCGGGTTATTACTTTCAGGCTTGAGTTTAGCAGTATTGCCTTTATTTTCAAGCTACGTAGCCATAAGTGTGTTTTGTTCTATTTTCGGCTTAGCTTCAGGGATAAATACGGGTGTGACAGCGTTAGTAATGACTGAGATGTTAGGGACAGAACGTCTGATGTCTTCTTACGGTATTAGTTTGTTCATAAACGGTATACTTCAGTTAATAGGGCCGCCTATCTGCGGTTTTTGGTTCGAATACACGCAGTCTTATAAGTCCTTGTTTGTGACTCTGGGGTTGATTCTGGTGGGTGGCGGGTGTTTGTGGGGCTTCGTGCcgattataaataacaaaagaagAAAGCAGAATATGCGTTTAGAAGCGGGATTGAAAGCgtag
- the LOC134753166 gene encoding monocarboxylate transporter 13 isoform X1 has protein sequence MATAVKTVVEADEAEKLLEKNRVTVVPQEDGLVSVKSSKKVKLPEDESTTVGGGRFTIGPAPERDWEMVPPDGKWGWCILVGATLVNILIPGTIKSFGVLLVEFNDVFQASASASSGVVALCYFLYSSLGPLSSILSVKWSYRTVTLLGGTFAAFGMIFSSWAFNISYLYFSFGALVGAGAGLAFPPTVYIVTSYFVRLRGLANGICMSGSAFGSIILPPVLRYLLETYGYKGAVLILGGIMLNVWAAALLFQPVEEHMVRKYKEPEEEEDNPQLEPFIEEELPDIEDAEHPKVLVTSEANTPSGGDRVTNGSPPIYPSYGNLDEKNFYRSASAVLVGKEHERYRKISAPANSKHGLQHINSKVSTMPSNPSLLESVPEGKASRVNSTDAFGKKLTVPKTPKRSPSTSSFQYMSTPFHGSTLSAFEKPSEFASQFSLKSVTESLAPITYCCGCRKKDTKKEPSKYFDLQLLKDPIYLVILFSNCTNAISYTNFIILVPSYAKECGFDKSLGAYLLSIISLLDLAGRIGGSAISDVVATPKRYFFIFGLLLSGLSLAVLPLFSSYVAISVFCSIFGLASGINTGVTALVMTEMLGTERLMSSYGISLFINGILQLIGPPICGFWFEYTQSYKSLFVTLGLILVGGGCLWGFVPIINNKRRKQNMRLEAGLKA, from the exons TTAAACTACCAGAAGATGAGTCAACAACGGTCGGCGGCGGCCGCTTCACCATCGGGCCGGCGCCCGAGCGCGACTGGGAGATGGTGCCGCCCGACGGGAAGTGGGGATGGTGCATTCTCGTAG GAGCAACGCTAGTGAACATCCTGATCCCGGGAACTATCAAATCCTTCGGCGTGCTGCTGGTGGAGTTTAACGACGTGTTCCAAGCATCCGCCTCCGCCTCCAGCGGCGTGGTGGCGCTGTGCTACTTCCTCTACAGCAGTTTAG GTCCCCTATCTTCCATCCTGTCCGTAAAATGGTCTTACCGGACAGTGACCCTCCTCGGAGGGACCTTCGCCGCCTTCGGCATGATCTTCAGCAGCTGGGCCTTCAACATTAGCTATCTTTACTTCAG cttCGGCGCGCTAGTAGGTGCGGGCGCGGGTCTCGCCTTCCCGCCGACAgtatacatcgtgacgtcatacTTCGTGCGTCTGCGCGGTCTCGCCAACGGTATCTGCATGTCGGGCTCCGCGTTCGGCTCCATCATACTGCCGCCCGTGCTGCGATACCTGCTTGAGACGTACGGATACAA AGGAGCTGTACTGATCCTCGGCGGGATCATGCTGAACGTATGGGCGGCGGCGCTGTTGTTCCAGCCCGTTGAGGAGCATATGGTCCGCAAATATAAGGAGCCCGAGGAGGAGGAGGATAACCCACAG ctTGAACCGTTCATAGAAGAAGAGCTTCCCGACATAGAAGACGCCGAGCATCCCAAGGTCCTCGTCACCAGCGAAGCCAACACCCCCTCGGGAGGGGACCGGGTGACCAACGGCTCACCCCCCATCTACCCCTCCTACGGGAACCTGGACGAGAAGAACTTCTACAGATCCGCTAGTGCAGTCTTAGTTGGTAAAGAACATGAGAGGTACAGGAAGATTTCAGCCCCAGCCAACTCTAAACACGGATTACAACATATAAATAGTAAAGTATCCACTATGCCTAGCAATCCGTCTTTGTTAGAGTCTGTACCTGAAGGTAAAGCTAGCAGAGTGAACTCTACAGACGCTTTCGGCAAGAAGCTAACCGTCCCTAAAACACCTAAACGTAGCCCATCTACTTCCAGCTTCCAATATATGTCTACACCTTTCCATGGCTCAACATTGTCCGCGTTTGAGAAGCCAAGCGAATTTGCGAGTCAATTCAGCCTTAAATCGGTAACAGAGAGCTTAGCTCCTATAACGTACTGCTGCGGATGCCGAAAGAAGGATACTAAGAAAGAACCTAGCAAATACTTCGATTTACAATTATTGAAAGATCCTATATACTTAGTTATCTTATTTTCTAACTGTACGAACGCTATTTCCTATACGAACTTTATAATACTTGTCCCGTCTTACGCTAAAGAATGTGGGTTCGATAAGAGTTTGGGAGCGTATTTATTGTCAATTATATCATTGTTGGACTTAGCGGGTCGTATAGGAGGCTCCGCTATATCTGATGTAGTGGCCACACCTAAGCGGTACTTCTTTATATTCGGGTTATTACTTTCAGGCTTGAGTTTAGCAGTATTGCCTTTATTTTCAAGCTACGTAGCCATAAGTGTGTTTTGTTCTATTTTCGGCTTAGCTTCAGGGATAAATACGGGTGTGACAGCGTTAGTAATGACTGAGATGTTAGGGACAGAACGTCTGATGTCTTCTTACGGTATTAGTTTGTTCATAAACGGTATACTTCAGTTAATAGGGCCGCCTATCTGCGGTTTTTGGTTCGAATACACGCAGTCTTATAAGTCCTTGTTTGTGACTCTGGGGTTGATTCTGGTGGGTGGCGGGTGTTTGTGGGGCTTCGTGCcgattataaataacaaaagaagAAAGCAGAATATGCGTTTAGAAGCGGGATTGAAAGCgtag
- the LOC134753166 gene encoding monocarboxylate transporter 13 isoform X3 — MATAVKTVVEADEAEKLLEKNRVTVVPQEDGLVSVKSSKKVKLPEDESTTVGGGRFTIGPAPERDWEMVPPDGKWGWCILVGATLVNILIPGTIKSFGVLLVEFNDVFQASASASSGVVALCYFLYSSLGPLSSILSVKWSYRTVTLLGGTFAAFGMIFSSWAFNISYLYFSFGALVGAGAGLAFPPTVYIVTSYFVRLRGLANGICMSGSAFGSIILPPVLRYLLETYGYKGAVLILGGIMLNVWAAALLFQPVEEHMVRKYKEPEEEEDNPQDILFEEEEPVESFHLSPTLPSETENGHIDKLTKENSNARLNQNCTSPSSQNLKPNMSKRKLSCTKPIPKTAYSSASMALDRDASKLGSVETFGRRLSTAGPKRNMSTSSFAYVHTPFHGSTLSAFDQPNEFASQFSLKSVTDSVAEVAYCCFCCKKKKDKEPNKFFDISLLSDPTYLIILISSSTVAISCTNFIILLPSHAQNIGFSKARGAYLLSTVSALDLVGRIGGSALCDLDLIPKTFYFVGGLFFSGITLATIPFLESYVAISVVCALFGLASGVNNATTTLVMAEILGVDRLMSTYGISLFVNGILQLIGPPICGLWFEADGNYMHMFLTFGLIYTAGAALWILMPFVNRRKKRLAEQKVQV; from the exons TTAAACTACCAGAAGATGAGTCAACAACGGTCGGCGGCGGCCGCTTCACCATCGGGCCGGCGCCCGAGCGCGACTGGGAGATGGTGCCGCCCGACGGGAAGTGGGGATGGTGCATTCTCGTAG GAGCAACGCTAGTGAACATCCTGATCCCGGGAACTATCAAATCCTTCGGCGTGCTGCTGGTGGAGTTTAACGACGTGTTCCAAGCATCCGCCTCCGCCTCCAGCGGCGTGGTGGCGCTGTGCTACTTCCTCTACAGCAGTTTAG GTCCCCTATCTTCCATCCTGTCCGTAAAATGGTCTTACCGGACAGTGACCCTCCTCGGAGGGACCTTCGCCGCCTTCGGCATGATCTTCAGCAGCTGGGCCTTCAACATTAGCTATCTTTACTTCAG cttCGGCGCGCTAGTAGGTGCGGGCGCGGGTCTCGCCTTCCCGCCGACAgtatacatcgtgacgtcatacTTCGTGCGTCTGCGCGGTCTCGCCAACGGTATCTGCATGTCGGGCTCCGCGTTCGGCTCCATCATACTGCCGCCCGTGCTGCGATACCTGCTTGAGACGTACGGATACAA AGGAGCTGTACTGATCCTCGGCGGGATCATGCTGAACGTATGGGCGGCGGCGCTGTTGTTCCAGCCCGTTGAGGAGCATATGGTCCGCAAATATAAGGAGCCCGAGGAGGAGGAGGATAACCCACAG GACATACTCTTCGAAGAAGAAGAACCGGTGGAAAGCTTCCATCTCTCACCCACCCTCCCCAGCGAGACAGAGAACGGGCATATAGACAAACTCACCAAAGAGAATTCCAACGCGCGCCTCAACCAAAACTGCACTTCGCCTTCCTCACAAAACTTAAAACCAAACATGTCCAAAAGAAAACTATCTTGTACTAAACCTATACCTAAAACTGCCTATAGTTCAGCTTCTATGGCTTTAGATAGAGATGCCTCAAAACTAGGCTCGGTAGAGACTTTTGGACGCAGACTAAGTACCGCAGGCCCTAAAAGGAACATGTCTACATCCAGCTTCGCGTACGTCCACACACCCTTCCACGGATCAACATTATCCGCCTTCGACCAGCCTAATGAATTCGCTTCTCAATTCTCTTTAAAATCAGTAACAGACAGCGTCGCCGAAGTAGCATACTGCTGCTTTTgctgcaagaaaaaaaaagataaggaACCTAATAAGTTCTTTGACATCAGCCTACTCTCCGACCCTACATACTTGATAATCCTAATATCAAGTAGTACTGTAGCTATATCAtgtacaaattttattattctcCTCCCATCTCACGCCCAAAACATAGGTTTCTCAAAAGCCAGAGGTGCCTATCTATTAAGTACGGTGTCAGCTCTAGATTTAGTAGGCAGAATCGGCGGTTCTGCCCTATGCGATTTAGATTTGATACCGAAAACGTTCTATTTCGTCGGCGGTTTATTTTTCTCAGGGATAACGTTAGCTACCATACCGTTTTTAGAGTCTTATGTAGCTATAAGCGTTGTATGCGCGTTATTCGGGTTAGCTTCTGGTGTTAATAACGCAACTACTACGTTAGTTATGGCGGAGATTTTAGGGGTAGATAGATTGATGTCAACATACGGTATAAGTTTGTTCGTGAACGGTATCCTACAGTTGATAGGACCGCCGATATGTGGTCTATGGTTCGAGGCTGATGGTAACTATATGCATATGTTTTTGACTTTTGGATTAATATATACGGCCGGGGCGGCGTTGTGGATATTGATGCCTTTCGTTAATAGGAGAAAGAAGAGGTTAGCGGAACAGAAAGTGCAGGTTTAA